In Ruegeria sp. YS9, the genomic window GCCGAACCGCGGCAAGGGCATAGTCGGGTCGAATACCTGCTGATGGATTACAGATGCAAGTGATTGGCCTTTGCCGGTTTTCCTATCCCGCAACGGGCGGTTTTCGGCTGAATCGGGATACGATCGACGAGCAGCGGCAATTCCTGTATGCCACCGACCGACTGGAAGAGCGCTTTCGCCTGTTTGAGACCGTCACCCTGCCCAGCTTTCGCACCCAGACAGATGAGGCTTTCGAGTTGTATGTTTTGACCGGGACGTGCCTGCCTCAGATCCATGCGGTCCGGCTGCGCGACCTGACCGCCGGGATCAAACAGATCCGTATCATTGCAAAAGAACCGGGGGATCATAAGCAGATTGTACGAGAGGTGCTGAACACCGCCCGCAAGGATCCGCATCAGCCCTGCGTGCAGTTCCGGCATGATGACGATGACGCCGTTTCCGTTGAATTCATAGAACGCCTCCGCGCGGCTGTTGTCGAAAACACAGGGCTGATGCAGCAGAGCGAGTCCGTCGGAATAGATTTCAATCAAGGTTACATCGCCCGGCGCGAGGCCCGCGGAATTCGGGCCGCTCGGGTCTATCGATCGCTGCTGGGCGTTGGCCTGGGCATGTATGTTCAAGCCGGCAGCACGCGGACGATATTTGACCGGTTGCACAACAGGCTCGCCCGGTTCATGCCCGTGGTCAGCTATCCGGACACGCCCATGTGGGTTAGGATGCTTCACGCATACAACGACTCGGACCACGCGCGCAAAGATACCAGCGAGCTATCGCCTTTCACGCCTGAACAGGCAGAAGACTTGCGGGTACGGTTCTCGATCGACCCTGATGCGTTCGAAGCCAGATATGCGGCGCGCTGAAAAAATGCAGGTCGTCGGTCTTTGCCGGTTTTCCTATCCCGCAATTGGCGGCTTTCAGACAACTCACGAGAGTGTCGAAGAAAGACGGCGGTTCCTGTACCAGCACGACAGGTTGGAAGAGCGGTTTCGCCTGTTCGAAACGGTCGCCCTGCCCGGTTTCAAAAAACAGTCCGACGAAGATTTCCAGTTGGTGATCGTGGTCGGCGATTGCCTGCCCAAACCGGCATTCGACCGCCTCAACGATCTGACCGGTGGGCTGAAACAGGTGCGCATAGTCGCGAAACCTCCGGGGCGGCACAGAAAAGTCATGCAGGAAATCCTGAATTCGGCGCGGAACAATCCCGACCAACCCTGCCTTCAGTTTCGTCACGACGACGATGATGCAGTGGCCGTGGATTTTGTCGAGCGGTTCCGGGGGTGTGTCAGGGACTGCATCGGCTTGTTCGAAAAGCACGCGATGGTCGCCGTTGACTTCAACTGCGGTTATCTGGCTCGCGCCAATGCGGATGGGATTCAAGCCGTTCGCGTACACCGCCCGTTGATAACAGCCGGTCTTGGAATGTACGTGCGGGGCGGACAACAGAAATCGATCATGAATTTTGCCCATAACAGGATCAACCGCGCGATGCCCGTTGTGACCCGACCCGATAGTCCGATGTGGGTACGAGGATTGAACCGGTTCAATGACTCACCACGAACCAGAAACATGGATGTCGCGCTCAACCCTCTTACCCGGCAGCAAGAGCTCGAGTTTCAAACCCGTTTCGCCATTGATCCGGACACGGTCAGACGGAGTCACGCCAAGCCCTGACGCGCACGTGCCCGGAACAACGTGAACAGGCCAGCACCCACGATCAGTGCAGCACCCAGCATCGTCAGGCTGT contains:
- a CDS encoding putative rhamnosyl transferase, which encodes MQVIGLCRFSYPATGGFRLNRDTIDEQRQFLYATDRLEERFRLFETVTLPSFRTQTDEAFELYVLTGTCLPQIHAVRLRDLTAGIKQIRIIAKEPGDHKQIVREVLNTARKDPHQPCVQFRHDDDDAVSVEFIERLRAAVVENTGLMQQSESVGIDFNQGYIARREARGIRAARVYRSLLGVGLGMYVQAGSTRTIFDRLHNRLARFMPVVSYPDTPMWVRMLHAYNDSDHARKDTSELSPFTPEQAEDLRVRFSIDPDAFEARYAAR
- a CDS encoding putative rhamnosyl transferase; this encodes MQVVGLCRFSYPAIGGFQTTHESVEERRRFLYQHDRLEERFRLFETVALPGFKKQSDEDFQLVIVVGDCLPKPAFDRLNDLTGGLKQVRIVAKPPGRHRKVMQEILNSARNNPDQPCLQFRHDDDDAVAVDFVERFRGCVRDCIGLFEKHAMVAVDFNCGYLARANADGIQAVRVHRPLITAGLGMYVRGGQQKSIMNFAHNRINRAMPVVTRPDSPMWVRGLNRFNDSPRTRNMDVALNPLTRQQELEFQTRFAIDPDTVRRSHAKP